Below is a window of Tolypothrix bouteillei VB521301 DNA.
TTATAAGAATCGGGAGCAACCAGTTAAAGGGGGTGTTGTTGCGACGGTCATCTCTGATGACCTCAAGAGGTGCCTCAGTCAAAGCAAAGTCCTGTGTCTTGCGATCGACAAACGTATCACTATGGCGATTTTGACTTTGTAGAAGAAATGGGGACGTTCTACGAGTCAAACGAACCCAATCTTTTGCTAAAGTGGCACGTAGTTTTTCAAAGAGTCCAGTCATCACAGGAGTGCGGCAGCAGCCAGAATTTGGTGAGATAATCTCATGCTATACTGTTGACCACAGTTAGCGTGAGTGTCTTAGTATCGCTACTAAGATTCTCTAGGTATATAGTAGGACTTACTTATTTTAATGGTTCTACCCCATTTTCTGTTTTAACTTAGGTAGATGACTGTTGCCCGTTGCAAGTACGCGATCGCGGTTCAATCCAACTTTACTCGATATTTAATACTTTTTATACAAAATACACGGGGATTGGGTTGAGCAGTCACAAAACTCAACAAAATCCCCATATCCAAATGACACTATTAACAAATCCTTGCATTACCTGCAATGCTATGCGATACTGTTAAAACATTTAAATCTACTGCTAACAAGTAAATTTACCGTAGATTAAAACAGAGCAACTTTAGTGACACTGAGATATTTGTCACTCTTTACCAGTGATATCTTCTCAACCAAAATCTGAAATCCAAAATCCAAAATCCCATGACATATATCTTGGCAATTTCAGGGAGCCCTTCTCACCCCTCCAGAACACACGGTCTTCTGGAATACGCAAGTAAAATTTTACAGCAAGAAAGTTATCACACAGATATTATTTCAGTTCGTGATATACCACCAGACGTTTTGGCATATGGACGCTATGACAGCCCCAACTTAGAGGAACCAAAGGCACTTTTAGAACGAGCTAGTGGGGTGATCGTAGCCACTCCAGTTTATAAAGCCGCGTATACAGGAGTTCTGAAAGCTTTTTTAGATTTATTACCTCAACGGGCTTTATCGGGTAAAGTCGTGCTACCTATTGCCACTGGTGGAACTCTTGCTCATTTGTTATCTATTGATTATGCCCTCAAACCCGTACTCTCTGAGTTAAAAGCAAGGTACATTCTGGGTGGTGTTTATGCAGTAGACAAGCAGATTCAAGTACAGCCAGATGGTAGCCTTCAGATTGAAGAGGAAATTGAGCAGCGACTCCAAGAAGCTTTACAAGAGTTTGCGGAAACTGTAAGCAAATTTCAACCAATTGCTAAAGAGTTGACGCACGCAAGTTAGTCCATTACCTTTCTTCCTACTTGCCCGTAGCAGATGAAGAACTGCCAGTTCATCTGCTACTTTTTTATAGGAGAACTCAATTTAGGAGAATTCAAACGCCCCAATATCGGCTCTACCATTTAGGATACGAGGGAACCAACGTTGGTCGGTTATGGGATCGGTATCCAGCAGGTTTGGATCTGCGGAATCAATAGCTGGACTATCAAGAAGTAGGGCTACTGTCTGTGTGGAACCACCATTAAAATCCAAAGAAGCTAGGCGAGGATCGAGCGGGTGGTCACTTGTGCCTGTTATATCTCCTGTGACTCCAAATCCAGAACTACCAGTGCTGTCACCAATGAGGTTATAGCCAAAGCTTACGAAACTACCAGCCACGTCGGAGTTAACACCGTTTGTATTCAAGTGGTTGGCAGCGATAATGGTGTTCCGTGCGCTAGCGAAGCCATTAGTATTATTGAACACACCTCCACCATTAGTGGCTAGATTTTGGGTAATTGTACTAAATACTAGAGTCAGCGTACCATTATTATTGATACCCCCACCTTGGCTGCTTGTTCTGTTGTTACTAATGGTGCTGTTGCTCACCGTTAGAACACCATTATTATTGTTATAGATGCCGCCGCCACCACTCCCTAAAAACCCACTGCCACTGGCATTGTTACTGATAGTGCTGTTGCTCACCGTTAGGGTGCCACTATTAAAGATGCCGCCACCAGAACCAGTGAAGCTACCGCCAATGGAAGTATTGTCATTGATAGTGCTGTTACTTACAGTCAGAGTGCCATCGTTAAAGATGCCACCACCACTGTCAGCCAAGCCGCTAGTTAACCTGTTGCTACTCACAGTAGAGTACAAGAGTGTCACGTTACCGCTAGCATTGTTGTAGATACCGCCGCCACTAGCACCCCTACCTCCTGACGAATTGCCATTGAGGATACTATTGTTGAGTGTCACGGTACCACCAACGTTATAGATACCGCCACCTCTACCCTCATTACCAGATGCAAAAGAACGGTTATCATTAATGGTACTATAGTTTACTATAAAAGTACCGCCAGCGTTGTAAATGCCACCGCCACCGTTTCCTCCCAGACCGGATTCTGAGTTATTACTGATAGTACTGTTGTTTACTGTTACGCTCCCTATGTTGTAAATACCACCGCCGCCACCGAGCCCAGTGCCCGAAACGAAGTTATTACTGATAGTACTATTATTTATCGTGATGTTCCCTATGTTGTAAATGCCGCCGCCAGACCCAGCTCGGTGATTGCGAACAACACTGTTGTCTAGGATGAGGGTACCACTGTTATAAATCCCACCACCAAAGCCATTCGGCATATTATCTCTGCCATCGGCAACGATCAATCCATTAAAGGTTACTGTTGCTTCCGCCTCAATCTCAAACACTCGTGAAGCTTGGTTACCGCTTACCGTCAATAAGTTTTCACCTGTCAAAGTATCCCGTGGGGCGATGATGCTCAAGCTTTGAGTAATATCAAGTTCTCCTAAACTCAGGGTAATGGTCTGTGAGCTGGCAAACAATGAGCAGTCAAATACAATTAAGTCTTCATGACTATCGGTATTTGCTTGATTAATTGCTTCTCGTAGAGTTGTCACCCCATCATTACTATCGACCAAATCGGCAATACTGTTGACTGTAATAATAGCACCGGGATTCACCTGTACATGGAGTTGATGGAGTAAATCGTCTGAAAATACAGGTGTAGAAGTTGCGGAAAATGCAGATTCATAATCTGTGGTAGACCCTAGAAAATCCATAGCAAATTTCACTCTCATGATGAATGCTATAGAAATTTTATATAAACTACCACGGAAGTAAAAATTTTTCTAAGAACTCGTTGACTTTTAACAGGGTATCCGGCAATTCTGTATCAACTTCTCTCACCTTCTCAAAAGGAGCGAACCGATAGTAATTATAGTGTAAAAATTTTTATCCTAGTGAGAGCTTATTATAACATAATAAAAAAAATCTAAAAATATCATGAGATACACAAAATTGATTAACATAAGTTTAAGATAGCTAAGAGTGGTAAATACCTCTAAAGAAAGAGTTTACTACTAATTGATAAACTCTATCCGGCATGGTGCTGCTATTTGGACAGGTGTGAAGTCCGATCTGAGTTGTTATAGAAGCCAAAAGTTAGAAGTCAAAAGTAGGAATACTTATTTTTGAGTTAAGTCAGAACTCAAAAGACTAAAGTTTATTTTTGACTGTTTAACTAGAAATTTCGATTTAGGCGTGCCTTTATCTAAATAGTTAGTTGTTATTAGTTAGTCGTTAGTGATTAGTAGAAAAAACAATAACTGCTACCAATAACTGCTAACCCCTAACCATTAAGGAGAATACCATGCTTGCGTATCTTCCACTTTTAAATGACCATAATCTACCGTATCCCGATACAATGCATCCCATCGTTGTCCACTTCGTAATTGCGATGGTGTTGTTTGCCTTCTTGTGCGATGTCATTGGATACTTTACCCGTAACTACCGTCTTTTCGAGGTGAGTTGGTGGAATATGTTTTTCGCTACAATTTCCATCTTCGTCGCCATCATTTTCGGTCAATTTGAAGCAGGTTTGGCAGAACCTTATAATGCAGCCCGCTCGGTCTTGAATGTACATACCATAATTGGTTGGTCGCTTTCTGGAATTCTTGCTGCCGTTACAGCTTGGCGTTATGTGATTCGTGCTCGCACTCCACAAAAGGTGCCAATTTATTATCTAACAGCAGCCTTGCTGTTAACTGTCTTAGTAAGCATACAAGTGTTTTTCGGAGATGAACTGGTTTGGGTTTATGGGCTGCATACTGTACCAGTTGTTGAAGCCATAAAGGAGGGCTTACTGCAATGAATCCTGAAGTTCTTGACCAATTAAAAACCCAACTTGGGGCAAATGGTTTACCCTATGCCATACCCATTCATCCAAACTTAGTCCATCTCACTCTAGGTTTGTTCATCCTTGGGGTTGCCTTTGATATTATTGGTGTGTTATTTCCGCTACAAAAGCCTATCTTCAAATTTTTGGCAATTCCTGTCATCCGTTCCAACTTCTTTGATGCTGGCTGGTACAATATGCTGGCTTCAGCCATCATCACATTTTTTACAGTAGCAGCAGGTTTTTATGAAATCATGCTGGCAGAACCAGCCACCAATGTGAAAAGTGCCTGGGGATTGCAAGCAGTAGACACAATGCTTTGGCATGGTGTCGGTGGCGTTTTTCTTCTCTCATTGATTGTTGGCATGACTATTTGGAGAGGATTTCAGCGCTTCGTTTGGCGCAGGGACGAAAGCCAAGAAGTCCAATGGACATATTTACTCTCCGGGCTGTTCTTGATGTCCCTCATGTACGTTCACGGCACGCTAGGAGCACATTTAGCTGCTGAGTTTGGGGTTCACAACACCGCCGATATGTTATTGAGATTGGGCAAAGACCCTAACTTGCTTCTGAAGTAGCTAATGGCTAATGGCTAATGGCTAATAGCTAATGGTGAGACCAGTGCTGCAGGCGGGTTTCCCGCGCCCTGGCAACTAGCGTATAGCCCTTCGGGCATAGCCTGCAGCATCGCGGAGCGTGCGCTTTGCGCTTAGCGTGTGCCTTGCACATAGCGTCTGTGCTCCTGAGATTCAAGGGAGGGCTAATAGATAATTGAAAATCAACAATTAGCAATTAGCAATTAGCAATTAGCAATTAGCAATTAACATCAACAGCTTTGTCACTATGAAAACCCGAAATATCTTAATCTTGAGCGCGATCGCGATCGCCTTAACTGCTGCTAGTCTTTGGATAGGACAACAGGCATATTCTTGGCTACCTCCTCAAGCCGCAGCAGAATCGCGACTCTTTGATGAATTATTTAGCTTCTTGGTAACATTAGGAGCATTTATCTTCCTTGGAGTCACAGGTACACTGACGTATTCAGTTCTTTTCCATAGAGCTGAGAGGTATGACACGAGTGACGGTCCTCCAATTGAAGGAAATGTAACTTTAGAAGTTATTTGGACGGCAATTCCTGTCTTGTTGGTATTTTGGATTGCTGGATACAGCTACCAAATTTACGAGCAAATGGGAATTCAAGGACCCATGGAAGCTGTTCACGTGCATATGCCAATGGGAATAGAATCAGCATATGCGGCACCTGCCAACAAGAATGCAAAAAATACGAATGCGATACCAGTTGAAGACATTGAAGTCGATGCCAAACAGTGGGCTTGGGTGTTCCGATATCCAGAAACAGGAGTGACCAGCACCGAACTGCACTTACCCGTAAATCATCGTATTCGTTTAGCAATGCGGTCAGAAGATGTTCTCCATGGCTTTTATATTCCTGCTTTTCGAGTCAAGCAAGATATTATTCCTCAACGCAAAATAGATTTTGAATTTACACCTATCCGCCCAGGTAAATACAGCTTGACCGATTCCGAATTTAGCGGTACTTACTTTGCAACCATGCAAGCAGATGTGGTTGTTGAATCCTCAGAAGACTATAAAAAGTGGCTCGCAAAAGCAGCGATGCAAAAACCATCTCCTGCCAGCAACCAAGCAGCTGCGGAGTATGCTCAAGCACTCAAAGAGCCAGTGAGATCGGGTTGGGAAACTGTAGTTCCCGCACAACCCCCTCTAGTTAATTACAGTAATTAGCTAATGGCTAATGACTAAGGGCTAATACAAGAACAATTAGCAATTAGCAATTAGCAATTAGCAACTAGCAATGAGCAATCAACAGGTATACAATGGCAAATATTTCTGTAAACGATATCAGCGTGGTTGGTGAGGTTTCTCACCATGAAGCAGCTGCATCAGATTGGAAGCGATATTTTAGCTTTAGTACTGACCATAAAGTTATTGGAATTCAGTACATTGTCACTGCTTTCTTTCTCTTTTTGATAGGTGGCATATTTGCAATGGTCATTCGTGGGGAATTGATTACTCCAGAATCAGACCTTATTGACCGGACCGTTTATAACGCCATGTTCACCATGCACGGTACGGTAATGCTATTTGGTTGGACATTCCCTGTTTTAGCAGGTTTTGCTAACTATCTTGTTCCCTTGATGATTGGGGCACAAGATATGGCATTTCCAAGACTTAATGCTGTTGCCTTTTGGATGGTACCAGTGGCAGCTATTCTCCTGATGGTAAGTTTTTTAGTTCCAGGCGGACCTGCACAAGCAGGTTGGTGGTCTTATCCTCCTATCAGTTTGCAAAACCCAACCGGTCATCTTATCAATGGTGAATTTATCTGGTTATTGGCAGTAGCCGTATCAGGCGTCTCTTCAATTATGGGGGCGGTGAACTTCGTCACCACTATTTTCAAGATGCGAGCACCAGGGATGACATTTTTCCGCATGCCTGTTTTTGTCTGGGCAGTATTAAGCGCTCAAATTATTCAACTGTTTGGATTGCCTGTATTAACAGCAGGTGCAGTCATGCTCTTATTTGACTTAACAGTTGGAACTAGCTTTTTTAATCCGGTGAAGGGAGGAGATCCCATTCTTTTCCAACACTTCTTCTGGTTTTACTCCCATCCTGCTGTTTATGTCATCATCCTGCCAGTTTTCGGTATTTTTTCAGAAATCTTTCCAACTTTTTCTCGCAAACCTTTATTTGGTTATAAAGTTGTAGCTATTTCATCCCTTGTTATTGCTGGAGTGAGCGGTATAGTTTGGGTACACCATTTGTTTGTCAGTGGAACTCCTGCTTGGATGCGGTTGCTTTTCATGCTAACAACAATGTTTGTGTCTGTACCGACTGGCATTAAAGTGTTCGCTTGGACTGCGACGATTTGGGGCGGTAAACTGCGCTTTGATACGCCAATGCTATTTGCGTTTGGTGCATTAATACTGTTTGTCTTTGCTGGCATTACTGGTATTACCCTTTCTTCAGTTCCAATTGATGTCCATGTCAATAATACGTATTATGTGGTAGGTCATTTCCACTACGTACTGTATGGCACAGTAACCATGGGATTATACGCAGCGATTTATTACTGGTTCCCTAAAATGACCGGACGTATGTACTATGAAGGCTGGGGTAAACTTCACTTCTGGCTTGCCTTCATTGGTACCAATCTCAACTTTTTCCCCATGCATCCATTAGGATTGCAAGGAATGCTGCGTCGAGTTTCTTCTTACGCTCCAGAGTATGAAATGTGGAACATTATTGCTAGTATTGGAGCCTTTCTTTTAGGTATGTCTACTTTACCCTTCATTATCAATATGGTAGCTGCTTGGATGCACGGTCCAAAAGCGCCTAATAATCCTTGGAGAGCAATTGGATTGGAGTGGTTGGTATCTTCACCACCTCCTGTAGAGAATTTTGAAGAACTTCCAATTGTCGTATCTGAACCTTACGGCTACGGTAAATCTGAACCATTAGTTGCAAAACACTAATTGTTAGCAGTTAGTAGTTAGTTATTGGTTGTGAGAAGAAAAATCCCTAACAACTAACTACTAACCATTAATCACTAATATTTGAAGGAGATTTTATTAAATGGATAGTTCCATCATTTCAGAAGAGTTACATCATGTCGCGCACGGGCATACTCACGATGAAGAAGGCAACAAAATGTTTGGCTTCATTGTGTTTTTGATCTCAGAGACTTTTATTTTCCTCAGTTTCTTTGCAGGATATGCTATTTACAAAACAACTGCCATAGACTGGTTACCTCCTGGTGTTCCAGGGTTAGAAATTAAAGAGCCTGCAATTAACACAGTAGTTCTTGTATCCAGTAGCTTTGTCATTTACTTAGCAGAACGTGCTCTTCAACGTCATGATTTGACAAAGTTTCGCATATTTCTTTTGCTAACAATTGCAATGGGATCTTACTTTCTTGTAGGACAAGCAATTGAATGGAGCCATCTCTCCTTTGGTTTTACCACGGGAGTTTTTGGTGGAATGTTCTATCTCTTAACTGGCTTCCACGGTTTGCACGTTTTCACTGGTATTTTATTACAATTGATTGTTCTTGGTCGCTCTTTTCTTCCTGGTAACTACGATTCAGGGCATTTTGGTGTCAATGCCACTTCACTATTTTGGCACTTTGTTGATGTCATTTGGATTGTTTTGTTTATCCTTATTTATCTCTGGCAATAATTCCATTGACTGTAAAGCTGTAAGCTCGCCGACTTCTTGAAAAAGTCGGCGAGCCAAGCGAACTTATTCTATCAAAAATTAATACATTCAAGTACGCTATATCTTTTCCTTTGATTCCTAAAATGCACAAAAGTGTTAACATTTAATTTTTATATTTTTAATAAATATGTATTTTTATTAATAACACGAAAAATATTAATTTATAGCCTGTGTAGTGCCCTTTTCGTTTGTATAGCTACGCCCAACGAGTGTGTAGGTGCAAGATATCATTTAACAAATAACTTAAAGAAAAATAACTCGTCGATTTCTCTTTGGTGTCCGATCTTGTGGATAGTGTGAATGTTAATTCTTCAAGAAGACTTAATGAAAATCAAGAGCGATCGCAAACTCCGATCGGAAATGCCGTAAATTGGGTAGTATCTACTTGAACTATGACCAAGGGTGCATTATGACTGAACAAAATCCACATAGAGGGGGAGACAGAAGAGAGGGAGGAAAACGCTTCCTTCCCGAACAGCCATTAACAGCAACAGAGGTAGCAACTTTTGTAGAACAATTTCAAGCGGCTACTACAGACAAGGAAAAACTTTTAGTTGTCTCCTCGTTACTAGATGCTGTAGCAAAAGATTATTTAGATAGTCCAGAACACCAGGAGTCTGGGAAAGCAATCCATAGTGCTTTTTCTCGTCTTGCTTATCTCATTAAGGAGAACGGTTCATTAAAGTCTGCTTGAGTCCATCAGCAAGTGAATCTATTCATAGTGGTTCTGGATTGACCTCAAACTGAACAGCAACTATTCCCTTGATAGCCAGCAAGTAAACTTTTGCTGGACGGTTGTTACCGTTCAGCAAATATCTTTTGTTTTCCGTGTTTTCCGTCAGTGGATAAGCTAACTTGTCCAAACAAAAACAATACGCCCAAGGATATGGGTAAAAAACCGAGAGAAATTCTGTAAGACTTAGACCTCTGGGTATTGTACCTAGGATTGATGCATGGTAAAACGAAATTTGACGATCCTATAAATAAGATTTGCATTAAATGCTTTTGAGTGAAACAAAAATGGTTAGACGGCACAGTCGGCAAGCATTGGCTCAACAAAACACTATCCTAGCTGCAAAAAACTTTTTGGTAGAAATGGAAAATGGTGCAACACTAGAGCAATTAGAGTTTATCGCTAGTGCTGCGGGTGACATTGCTCTTTTCTGGCATTTAATTGGCAATCCTGATGAAATTCCTTTATATGAAGTAGGGGGTTAGCCAGAGTATATTCTCATTATCGTGCTAAAAGTAGATATCTTATCCTCATTTTTTCTGTTGGACTTTAACATATAACTTTTTTTGTTTGTACGCTGTAAAGACGCGCTTTGGCGCGTCTTTACATATTGGCTTAAGGCTAAAATGTCAAAGTGGTACGAAGTACGCCGACTGTTGTTGTGTCGTTTCTGCTATCACCTTCTGGATTAAAGAGAACAAAAGCACCAGGGGTAATGCTGATATTGTTATTGACTTTGAGACGGTAATATGCCTCTAAATGGTAGGGAACGGCACGATCTACACCTGCATCGGCCAGTCGAGCATCACCATCGGCAGAGGTACGATAAAGTGGCTGTCCAAAAATAATGCCTGCATTATTCCCTTTTCCAAATAAATCGCTAAAGTGAAGCCCAGCCATCCAACTTGTGAAAGTGGTAGAAGCATCCACACGACCAGAAGAATCATCCACAAATATAGCTGCACCATATCCAGAAAAAGCAACTTTTGGGGAAACCCGCCACGTGACTGTACCACCAACAGAGTTCAATTGAACTGGTATTCCTAAAGGAACATTAGCTAAGGCACCAATATCACTACTCGTCAATCCCGTACCCAAGATATTGATTTCGTGATAACTGTGGGCATAGTTTAGAGCAAAATCGAGGGAATTGCTCGGTCTAAAGGTTAACTGTGTTGACACAACCGAACTACCACCAAATACACCTGCACCTAAAGGCGTGTTAGAAACCCCAGGCTGTATATCCGCACCTGAACTTACAATGTTGGCATTTGCACTACCATACAAAGCCCTTAAATCCAACTGCTTTGAGATATTAAAAATGAATCCTGCTGCTGATGCCAAACCCGAACCAGAAGTACCGCCGGAGACACGTACTACAGGGTTTAAACCTGCAAAGCGAGAAATAGACTCTTGCCCTTCACCGTAAAAAGGCGTAACTGCAGGAAAGGCATCGGATACTTCTGCTGCAGGACCAGCAAACAAAGTTAATTGATTGGCAACAGGAAAGATGTAAAGCAGTTTGTAAAGCTCAATATCGTTCGCACCGGTGGAGGTTAATGTCTTAACATCAAAACCGGGAAATTGGGGTTCAAAACTTACACGTGCGCTGCTAGCATTGAGTAGATTTGAAGCCAAACCTAAAGATTGTTGAAGGCTACCATTACCGGTTACACCACCTAAAAAGTTATGCGCTTGCAAACCAGTAATCAATAAGTCTTTGCCAGTGAAGCTGGTATTGAGGTTTAACCGCACTCTGTTCGTCAAAATAATATTGGGGTCATCTCGACCGGGAGCACCCCCTGT
It encodes the following:
- a CDS encoding DUF2231 domain-containing protein is translated as MLAYLPLLNDHNLPYPDTMHPIVVHFVIAMVLFAFLCDVIGYFTRNYRLFEVSWWNMFFATISIFVAIIFGQFEAGLAEPYNAARSVLNVHTIIGWSLSGILAAVTAWRYVIRARTPQKVPIYYLTAALLLTVLVSIQVFFGDELVWVYGLHTVPVVEAIKEGLLQ
- a CDS encoding cytochrome c oxidase subunit 3; translation: MDSSIISEELHHVAHGHTHDEEGNKMFGFIVFLISETFIFLSFFAGYAIYKTTAIDWLPPGVPGLEIKEPAINTVVLVSSSFVIYLAERALQRHDLTKFRIFLLLTIAMGSYFLVGQAIEWSHLSFGFTTGVFGGMFYLLTGFHGLHVFTGILLQLIVLGRSFLPGNYDSGHFGVNATSLFWHFVDVIWIVLFILIYLWQ
- a CDS encoding choice-of-anchor Q domain-containing protein translates to MRVKFAMDFLGSTTDYESAFSATSTPVFSDDLLHQLHVQVNPGAIITVNSIADLVDSNDGVTTLREAINQANTDSHEDLIVFDCSLFASSQTITLSLGELDITQSLSIIAPRDTLTGENLLTVSGNQASRVFEIEAEATVTFNGLIVADGRDNMPNGFGGGIYNSGTLILDNSVVRNHRAGSGGGIYNIGNITINNSTISNNFVSGTGLGGGGGIYNIGSVTVNNSTISNNSESGLGGNGGGGIYNAGGTFIVNYSTINDNRSFASGNEGRGGGIYNVGGTVTLNNSILNGNSSGGRGASGGGIYNNASGNVTLLYSTVSSNRLTSGLADSGGGIFNDGTLTVSNSTINDNTSIGGSFTGSGGGIFNSGTLTVSNSTISNNASGSGFLGSGGGGIYNNNNGVLTVSNSTISNNRTSSQGGGINNNGTLTLVFSTITQNLATNGGGVFNNTNGFASARNTIIAANHLNTNGVNSDVAGSFVSFGYNLIGDSTGSSGFGVTGDITGTSDHPLDPRLASLDFNGGSTQTVALLLDSPAIDSADPNLLDTDPITDQRWFPRILNGRADIGAFEFS
- a CDS encoding cytochrome c oxidase subunit II, which produces MKTRNILILSAIAIALTAASLWIGQQAYSWLPPQAAAESRLFDELFSFLVTLGAFIFLGVTGTLTYSVLFHRAERYDTSDGPPIEGNVTLEVIWTAIPVLLVFWIAGYSYQIYEQMGIQGPMEAVHVHMPMGIESAYAAPANKNAKNTNAIPVEDIEVDAKQWAWVFRYPETGVTSTELHLPVNHRIRLAMRSEDVLHGFYIPAFRVKQDIIPQRKIDFEFTPIRPGKYSLTDSEFSGTYFATMQADVVVESSEDYKKWLAKAAMQKPSPASNQAAAEYAQALKEPVRSGWETVVPAQPPLVNYSN
- the ctaD gene encoding cytochrome c oxidase subunit I, coding for MANISVNDISVVGEVSHHEAAASDWKRYFSFSTDHKVIGIQYIVTAFFLFLIGGIFAMVIRGELITPESDLIDRTVYNAMFTMHGTVMLFGWTFPVLAGFANYLVPLMIGAQDMAFPRLNAVAFWMVPVAAILLMVSFLVPGGPAQAGWWSYPPISLQNPTGHLINGEFIWLLAVAVSGVSSIMGAVNFVTTIFKMRAPGMTFFRMPVFVWAVLSAQIIQLFGLPVLTAGAVMLLFDLTVGTSFFNPVKGGDPILFQHFFWFYSHPAVYVIILPVFGIFSEIFPTFSRKPLFGYKVVAISSLVIAGVSGIVWVHHLFVSGTPAWMRLLFMLTTMFVSVPTGIKVFAWTATIWGGKLRFDTPMLFAFGALILFVFAGITGITLSSVPIDVHVNNTYYVVGHFHYVLYGTVTMGLYAAIYYWFPKMTGRMYYEGWGKLHFWLAFIGTNLNFFPMHPLGLQGMLRRVSSYAPEYEMWNIIASIGAFLLGMSTLPFIINMVAAWMHGPKAPNNPWRAIGLEWLVSSPPPVENFEELPIVVSEPYGYGKSEPLVAKH
- the ssuE gene encoding NADPH-dependent FMN reductase yields the protein MTYILAISGSPSHPSRTHGLLEYASKILQQESYHTDIISVRDIPPDVLAYGRYDSPNLEEPKALLERASGVIVATPVYKAAYTGVLKAFLDLLPQRALSGKVVLPIATGGTLAHLLSIDYALKPVLSELKARYILGGVYAVDKQIQVQPDGSLQIEEEIEQRLQEALQEFAETVSKFQPIAKELTHAS
- a CDS encoding iron uptake porin, which translates into the protein MKKYLLACGGGATFLCLFAKILPVQASVNYKIADDEQALIDPENLANFNISSTQNASEFFDGNIVPNVTQAEFIVSQQQDLPVIKQQSENRDLGQTIAPTSPVLPVSKSSQGESSAQVTSVSQLSDVKTTDWAFQALQSLVERYGCIAGYPNGTYRGNRALTRYEFAAGLNACLDRVNELIATATADLVRKEDLVTLQRLQEEFTAELATLRGRVDAVEARAAELEANQFSITTKLNGEAIIAGIGATGGAPGRDDPNIILTNRVRLNLNTSFTGKDLLITGLQAHNFLGGVTGNGSLQQSLGLASNLLNASSARVSFEPQFPGFDVKTLTSTGANDIELYKLLYIFPVANQLTLFAGPAAEVSDAFPAVTPFYGEGQESISRFAGLNPVVRVSGGTSGSGLASAAGFIFNISKQLDLRALYGSANANIVSSGADIQPGVSNTPLGAGVFGGSSVVSTQLTFRPSNSLDFALNYAHSYHEINILGTGLTSSDIGALANVPLGIPVQLNSVGGTVTWRVSPKVAFSGYGAAIFVDDSSGRVDASTTFTSWMAGLHFSDLFGKGNNAGIIFGQPLYRTSADGDARLADAGVDRAVPYHLEAYYRLKVNNNISITPGAFVLFNPEGDSRNDTTTVGVLRTTLTF
- a CDS encoding DUF2231 domain-containing protein, giving the protein MNPEVLDQLKTQLGANGLPYAIPIHPNLVHLTLGLFILGVAFDIIGVLFPLQKPIFKFLAIPVIRSNFFDAGWYNMLASAIITFFTVAAGFYEIMLAEPATNVKSAWGLQAVDTMLWHGVGGVFLLSLIVGMTIWRGFQRFVWRRDESQEVQWTYLLSGLFLMSLMYVHGTLGAHLAAEFGVHNTADMLLRLGKDPNLLLK